A genomic segment from Flavobacterium sp. 9R encodes:
- the tgt gene encoding tRNA guanosine(34) transglycosylase Tgt, whose translation MKFDLLQKDTQSKARAGSITTDHGVIETPIFMPVGTAGTVKGVHQRELADDINPDIILGNTYHLYLRPQTDILEKAGGLHRFMNWDRNILTDSGGYQVYSLSANRKIKEEGVKFKSHIDGSYHFFTPENVMEIQRTIGADIIMAFDECTPYPCDYRYAQRSMHMTHRWLDRCINHLEKVPYKYGYEQTFFPIVQGSTYKDLRRQSAEYIANAGQQGNAIGGLSVGEPAEEMYAMTEVVCEILPEDKPRYLMGVGTPINILENIALGIDMFDCVMPTRNARNGMLFTANGSINIKNKKWEADFSPIDEMGITYVDTFYTKAYLRHLFASNEMLGKQIATIHNLGFYMWLVREARKHILAGDFRPWKEMMVKNMSQRL comes from the coding sequence ATGAAATTTGATTTATTACAAAAAGATACACAGTCTAAAGCAAGAGCAGGTAGTATTACTACCGATCATGGGGTAATTGAAACCCCTATTTTTATGCCTGTGGGAACTGCAGGAACGGTAAAAGGAGTGCATCAACGCGAATTGGCAGACGATATTAATCCGGATATTATTTTAGGAAACACTTACCATTTATACCTGCGTCCGCAAACTGATATTTTGGAAAAAGCGGGAGGATTGCACAGATTTATGAATTGGGATCGTAATATTTTGACCGATTCAGGAGGTTATCAGGTGTACTCTTTATCGGCAAATCGAAAAATAAAGGAAGAAGGAGTGAAGTTCAAGTCACATATTGATGGGTCATACCATTTTTTTACACCTGAAAATGTGATGGAAATTCAGCGTACTATTGGAGCTGATATCATTATGGCTTTTGATGAATGTACTCCTTATCCTTGTGATTATCGCTATGCACAGCGTTCAATGCACATGACGCACCGTTGGTTGGATCGTTGTATCAATCATTTAGAAAAAGTACCTTATAAATATGGATATGAGCAAACATTTTTTCCTATAGTGCAAGGGAGTACTTATAAAGATTTGCGTCGCCAATCGGCAGAATACATTGCCAATGCGGGACAACAAGGAAACGCTATTGGTGGACTTTCGGTAGGGGAACCAGCAGAAGAAATGTATGCAATGACCGAAGTTGTTTGTGAAATCTTACCAGAAGACAAGCCTCGTTATTTGATGGGGGTAGGAACACCAATTAATATTTTGGAAAATATTGCTTTAGGAATAGACATGTTTGATTGCGTAATGCCAACACGTAACGCTAGAAACGGAATGTTATTTACCGCTAATGGTTCCATCAATATTAAAAATAAAAAGTGGGAAGCCGATTTTTCACCAATTGATGAAATGGGAATTACCTATGTAGATACTTTTTATACCAAAGCTTACTTGCGCCATTTGTTTGCATCGAATGAAATGCTAGGAAAGCAAATTGCTACGATTCATAATTTAGGATTCTATATGTGGTTGGTTCGTGAGGCAAGAAAACATATCTTAGCGGGCGATTTTAGACCTTGGAAAGAAATGATGGTCAAAAATATGAGCCAAAGATTATAA
- a CDS encoding rhodanese-like domain-containing protein, giving the protein MTLEHFIKESRGTIVDVRTREEFMGGHVATSINIPLNEIPERLEEIKALATPLILCCASGGRSGQAEYYLSQQGIECLNGGSWLNVNFYQSLQNKID; this is encoded by the coding sequence ATGACATTAGAACATTTCATTAAAGAAAGCCGCGGTACCATTGTAGACGTAAGAACCCGAGAAGAATTTATGGGCGGTCATGTTGCTACTTCTATCAATATTCCACTAAATGAAATTCCAGAACGCCTAGAGGAAATAAAAGCCTTGGCTACTCCCCTCATTTTATGTTGTGCTTCTGGTGGACGCAGCGGTCAGGCAGAATATTATCTTTCACAGCAAGGTATAGAGTGTCTGAATGGCGGCTCTTGGTTGAACGTGAATTTTTATCAATCCTTACAAAACAAAATCGATTAA
- a CDS encoding rhodanese-like domain-containing protein has translation MLTLLKRLFGLGPAINYKTLLQQGAIIVDVRSKGEFRGGHIKGSLNIPVDVLRQNLNQLQNKNQVIITCCASGMRSASAKSILKASGYTEVYNGGGWSSLNSKLL, from the coding sequence ATGCTTACTCTTTTAAAACGCCTTTTCGGCCTTGGCCCAGCCATAAATTATAAAACATTACTTCAGCAAGGAGCTATAATCGTAGATGTAAGAAGCAAAGGTGAATTCCGAGGAGGTCACATCAAAGGTTCCCTTAATATCCCCGTTGATGTATTGCGTCAAAATTTAAATCAATTACAAAATAAAAATCAAGTCATTATTACTTGCTGTGCCTCTGGAATGCGAAGCGCTTCTGCCAAAAGCATCTTAAAAGCAAGTGGCTATACAGAAGTTTACAATGGAGGTGGATGGAGCAGCTTGAATAGCAAACTCTTGTAA
- a CDS encoding DUF4105 domain-containing protein, producing the protein MPITSLLARLNKINLSVLLFLWGAVVSAQLAPLSPKATVSVLTCATGNESYSLFGHTAVRIADPEQFLDVVYNYGAFDFSTPNFVAKFAKGDLQYFVVADSFSEFIGRYQYEGRSVYEQKLRLSLPLKQQLFDQLNKTLKSEERFYTYKFIDRNCTTMVVDLLNETIGTKAITKKDATEKTYREVLFPYFKNHFYEQLGTSSIFGTKVDQKATSLFLPFDLLESLKKSQLNHQPLSEPVVALLTIAPTQNRSWWNNAYTYGAFLLLLVFWRKKSVAMVFLTTLGILGLFFIFMGEYSLHPELANNYNVLLFNPTLLVFMFFVLQKNNKAIQLLSYIIWGCFLLYTVLLINKASFWFLLPLIGVTSFIVYRINKENR; encoded by the coding sequence ATGCCTATCACTTCCTTACTTGCAAGACTAAACAAAATAAATCTATCTGTACTTCTTTTTTTGTGGGGCGCTGTTGTTTCAGCTCAGCTAGCACCGCTTTCACCAAAAGCAACAGTAAGTGTACTAACCTGTGCTACAGGAAACGAATCGTATTCCCTTTTCGGGCATACCGCAGTCCGTATTGCTGACCCAGAACAATTCCTAGATGTTGTTTATAATTATGGCGCATTTGATTTTTCGACACCTAATTTTGTAGCTAAATTTGCAAAAGGAGATTTACAATACTTTGTGGTAGCCGACTCGTTTTCGGAGTTTATAGGACGATACCAATATGAGGGAAGAAGTGTTTATGAACAAAAGCTTCGCTTATCACTTCCCTTAAAACAGCAGCTTTTTGATCAACTCAACAAAACATTAAAGTCAGAAGAACGCTTCTATACCTATAAATTTATTGATCGCAATTGTACAACTATGGTAGTCGATTTGCTTAACGAAACAATTGGCACAAAAGCAATCACAAAAAAAGACGCTACTGAAAAGACCTACAGAGAGGTATTATTCCCCTACTTCAAAAATCATTTCTACGAACAACTGGGTACAAGTAGTATTTTTGGAACCAAAGTAGATCAAAAAGCTACTTCCCTATTTCTTCCGTTCGATTTATTGGAAAGTCTAAAAAAAAGCCAACTTAACCATCAACCCTTAAGTGAACCTGTTGTTGCACTTTTAACTATAGCGCCAACCCAAAATCGTTCATGGTGGAATAACGCCTATACCTATGGCGCTTTTTTGTTGCTGCTTGTGTTTTGGAGAAAAAAAAGTGTTGCTATGGTCTTTTTAACTACACTTGGGATTTTAGGCCTCTTTTTTATTTTTATGGGTGAGTATTCGTTACATCCGGAATTGGCCAACAATTACAATGTATTATTATTCAATCCTACCTTGCTAGTATTTATGTTTTTTGTACTTCAAAAAAACAACAAAGCCATACAATTGTTGAGCTACATTATTTGGGGTTGCTTCTTACTATACACTGTATTACTAATCAATAAAGCGTCATTTTGGTTTCTTTTACCTTTGATTGGAGTCACTTCATTCATCGTCTATCGAATAAACAAGGAGAATCGATAG
- a CDS encoding sugar transferase: MNKKRMHFELSERKFLLRLVDLIVVLGSLYLMTEVFHFTYFEFSTNTFYWPIVFSSYLLLLGGVFEMYNLQVAGHPFQILKSILLTTSATVLLYLLTPFLSPQLPKSRIQLLVFYSTIFFALYLWRMFYVQFLASNRFVQNVILICDKGQLEQLVLDLEDADPYYRIIGYVNSDRENQEAIDYKLKKEIPIDQLTKFVRRFGVSEIVVASQKTDGITTELYQQLLHLLESGKSIREYVHVYENKTQRIPVHQIAEDFYRFFPFSRSNQNKLYLYQVRLFELLFSVTGIAIGALMVPFLMVANWLWNRGPLFYTQERVGKDGALFKIYKFRSMVENAETNGAVFSKIGDTRVTPFGKFLRKTRIDEIPQFLNILKGDMGVIGPRPERPMFVEEISAIMPFYETRHIIKPGLTGWAQVNYNYGESIEESLVKLQYDLYYIKHRSVFIDISIIFKTISTVVFYRGQ, from the coding sequence ATGAATAAGAAGAGAATGCATTTTGAACTTTCAGAACGAAAGTTCTTGTTACGGCTAGTAGACCTCATTGTAGTACTTGGGTCTTTGTACCTGATGACAGAAGTGTTCCATTTCACCTATTTTGAATTTTCAACCAACACTTTTTATTGGCCTATCGTTTTTTCTAGTTATTTACTGCTTCTCGGAGGTGTTTTTGAAATGTATAACCTTCAAGTTGCAGGCCATCCTTTTCAAATTCTCAAAAGTATTTTACTGACTACTTCAGCAACCGTTTTGTTGTATTTGTTGACTCCTTTTCTGTCTCCCCAATTGCCAAAAAGTAGAATACAGTTATTAGTGTTTTACAGCACGATTTTTTTTGCACTCTACCTATGGCGCATGTTTTATGTACAATTTTTAGCTTCGAATCGCTTTGTTCAAAATGTCATTTTAATATGTGATAAAGGGCAGCTAGAGCAATTAGTCTTAGATCTTGAAGATGCGGATCCCTACTATCGAATTATTGGCTATGTGAACTCAGACAGAGAGAATCAAGAAGCGATAGATTACAAACTAAAAAAGGAAATTCCAATAGACCAATTGACTAAATTTGTGAGGAGGTTTGGGGTTTCTGAGATTGTGGTTGCCTCCCAAAAAACAGATGGAATCACAACAGAATTGTACCAGCAATTACTTCATTTGTTGGAGTCTGGAAAAAGTATTCGAGAGTATGTTCATGTCTATGAAAACAAAACCCAGCGCATACCTGTACATCAAATTGCAGAGGATTTTTACCGTTTTTTTCCTTTTAGTAGGAGCAATCAAAACAAATTGTATTTGTATCAAGTGCGTCTTTTTGAACTTCTTTTTTCTGTAACGGGTATTGCAATAGGTGCCTTGATGGTCCCTTTTTTAATGGTAGCCAATTGGTTATGGAATAGAGGCCCTTTGTTTTACACACAAGAGCGTGTAGGGAAAGATGGAGCGCTATTCAAAATTTACAAATTTAGGAGTATGGTTGAAAATGCTGAAACTAATGGTGCCGTATTTTCTAAAATTGGAGACACCAGAGTAACGCCATTTGGGAAGTTTTTACGAAAAACCCGTATAGATGAAATCCCTCAATTTTTAAATATTTTAAAAGGTGATATGGGGGTAATAGGTCCACGCCCTGAGCGACCTATGTTCGTTGAAGAAATTTCAGCAATTATGCCTTTTTATGAAACCCGACATATTATTAAACCTGGACTTACTGGTTGGGCACAAGTGAACTACAATTATGGAGAATCCATAGAAGAAAGCTTGGTGAAACTACAGTATGATTTGTACTATATCAAACACCGTAGTGTCTTTATCGATATTAGCATTATTTTTAAAACCATTTCAACAGTAGTTTTTTATCGAGGGCAGTAA
- a CDS encoding glycosyltransferase family 4 protein — protein sequence MKHLLYIGNKLAKNGSNPTAIDVLGPLLEQEGYQISYASMKRNRLFRLLDMLFATCFARNIDYVLIDTYSTTNFWYAYLVSQLCRIRKLKYIPILHGGNLPNRWQTHPKSCQRLFYHAYRNVCPSLYLMEAFGNVGCPNLVHIPNAITLEKSSYKERPLANPKILWVRAFAALYNPEMAIHVFNKLLKTFPNAELCMVGPDKDGSGIKTKILAENLGIKADFKGKLTREEWTELAQNYDLFINTTHFDNTPVSVIEAMSLGLAVVSTNVGGLPFLINNGVDGLLVADNDVEGMHNALLFLLKNPSEFIKITKKARIKASFFEWNQVKDKWFLIFNKDT from the coding sequence GTGAAGCACCTGCTGTATATAGGAAATAAGCTCGCTAAAAATGGAAGCAATCCAACAGCCATAGATGTCTTAGGGCCTCTTTTGGAGCAAGAAGGATACCAAATCAGCTATGCTTCTATGAAACGCAATCGGCTGTTTCGTTTGTTAGACATGCTGTTTGCGACTTGCTTTGCTAGAAATATAGACTATGTTTTGATTGATACCTACAGCACCACCAATTTTTGGTATGCCTACTTGGTAAGTCAGTTGTGTAGAATAAGGAAGTTAAAGTACATTCCTATTCTACATGGTGGGAATCTTCCCAATAGATGGCAAACACATCCGAAAAGTTGTCAACGCCTTTTTTATCATGCTTATCGTAATGTTTGTCCTTCGCTTTACTTAATGGAAGCTTTTGGAAATGTGGGTTGCCCAAATTTAGTGCATATCCCCAATGCCATAACCCTGGAGAAGTCTAGTTATAAAGAACGCCCTTTAGCTAACCCAAAGATACTATGGGTAAGGGCATTTGCAGCACTATACAACCCAGAAATGGCTATTCATGTTTTTAATAAACTGCTAAAAACTTTCCCTAATGCGGAACTTTGTATGGTAGGACCAGATAAAGACGGGAGTGGTATAAAGACAAAAATACTGGCAGAAAATTTAGGAATTAAAGCGGATTTTAAAGGAAAACTAACTAGAGAGGAATGGACAGAATTAGCGCAAAACTATGATCTCTTCATTAATACGACTCATTTTGATAATACCCCAGTTAGTGTCATCGAAGCCATGAGTTTAGGTTTGGCAGTGGTGTCTACTAATGTTGGCGGCCTTCCTTTTTTGATAAATAATGGTGTAGACGGTCTTTTAGTAGCTGATAATGATGTGGAAGGCATGCATAACGCCTTACTTTTTTTGTTAAAAAACCCTTCAGAATTTATCAAAATCACAAAAAAAGCCAGAATAAAAGCTAGTTTTTTTGAATGGAATCAAGTAAAAGATAAATGGTTCTTAATTTTTAATAAAGACACCTAG
- a CDS encoding O-antigen ligase: MKKEEVVYLYLVALHAFFGYVFFLFPFLSKVYGIAILGFGIYYIIESKNKHNEALLMAAYAVSAEIMLRMTGGTFVNEYGKYLVMLFLFLGMLFSGFSRNALVYWLFLFFLVPSLVLSTVTLDLTTDVKKAIVFNISGPVCLGISAIYCYKRELTFQRMLGIITAFSLPLLCLVTYLYFYTPNIQDVVTGTQSNFETSGGFGPNQVATILGLGIFIFFVQLMLNSSNGILQIINGGLVLFFAYRGLITFSRGGIYTGVAMVLLLLAILYFQANFQTKPKIAGIIVLSFLATLAVWSYSSIKTNGLLDKRYANQDAAGREKKSQLSGREVLIESELKMFYENPILGVGVGKNKELRKSQTGIDLATHNEITRMLAEHGTLGIVGLLILLITPLYLFAVDRQNILALSFYVFWLLTINHAAMRLSAPAFIYALSLLKVYREAPAVYRK, encoded by the coding sequence ATGAAAAAAGAAGAGGTCGTTTATCTTTATTTAGTAGCCTTACATGCATTTTTTGGCTATGTGTTTTTTTTGTTTCCTTTTCTTAGTAAAGTGTATGGCATTGCGATATTGGGTTTTGGAATATATTATATTATCGAATCTAAAAATAAACATAACGAAGCGCTGCTAATGGCGGCTTATGCAGTAAGTGCCGAAATCATGCTCCGAATGACAGGCGGAACGTTTGTAAATGAATACGGCAAGTACCTCGTCATGCTCTTCCTTTTTTTAGGAATGCTTTTTTCAGGTTTTTCTAGAAATGCCTTGGTCTATTGGTTATTTTTGTTTTTTTTAGTGCCAAGTTTGGTATTATCAACGGTCACTTTAGATCTTACTACTGACGTTAAAAAAGCCATTGTGTTTAATATATCAGGACCAGTTTGTTTGGGGATTTCGGCTATTTATTGCTATAAACGGGAGCTCACTTTTCAGCGGATGCTTGGGATAATCACGGCTTTTTCTTTGCCTTTACTCTGCTTGGTCACCTATCTTTATTTTTACACCCCCAACATACAAGATGTGGTTACAGGGACACAATCCAATTTTGAAACTTCAGGAGGATTTGGGCCTAATCAAGTTGCTACCATTTTGGGATTGGGAATCTTTATCTTTTTTGTACAATTGATGCTTAATTCCTCTAATGGGATACTCCAAATCATTAATGGAGGTTTAGTGTTGTTTTTTGCTTATAGAGGCTTGATTACTTTTTCAAGAGGGGGAATCTACACAGGTGTTGCCATGGTACTTTTATTATTAGCGATATTGTATTTTCAAGCTAATTTTCAAACCAAGCCAAAAATTGCAGGGATTATTGTCTTGTCCTTCTTAGCTACTTTGGCGGTTTGGAGTTACAGTTCCATAAAAACCAATGGGCTCTTAGACAAACGCTATGCCAATCAAGATGCTGCGGGTAGGGAGAAGAAAAGCCAACTTTCTGGAAGGGAAGTTCTTATAGAATCAGAGTTAAAGATGTTTTATGAAAATCCAATTCTAGGAGTAGGTGTGGGAAAGAATAAAGAGCTTAGAAAAAGTCAAACAGGTATCGATTTGGCTACTCACAATGAAATTACTCGTATGTTGGCTGAGCATGGAACTTTAGGTATAGTTGGTTTGCTGATTTTATTGATAACGCCACTGTATTTATTTGCAGTTGACCGACAAAACATACTGGCGCTTTCTTTTTATGTATTTTGGTTGTTAACCATCAATCATGCAGCGATGCGGTTATCAGCGCCAGCTTTTATCTATGCCTTATCACTTTTAAAAGTTTATCGTGAAGCACCTGCTGTATATAGGAAATAA